Proteins encoded together in one Penicillium digitatum chromosome 1, complete sequence window:
- a CDS encoding putative SAM dependent methyltransferase: MGVEAIAVDPDLYPPESMYSPDDWQSETTSIRSSIYRGLMDNGRRYQSLSTKEYCVPSDEQQFETYEAGHLVDLIMDSDRDNPLFRSPVGINQERPLEVLDIGTGKGTWAIDVADMFPNAIVRGVDLFPPPVTWMPPNCIMEVDDVLQEWTWRKKFDLIHMRNMIGSFNSSEWDIVYQHCFEKMAPGGWIEQIEAGPFITSDDESLPADSALSSWGPLIQKCGERAGRSCDIVFTMSESIKNAGFVDVHEKIYKWPIGPWARDHKFKEAGMVNCQHWMFGMEGWCMWLLTKFGDPEPWTKEQVHVYCAKLRSELKNPNYHAYHKARRVWARKPMPGEVPPTAAALNQI; the protein is encoded by the exons ATGGGTGTGGAGGCCATCGCTGTGGATCCAGACTTGTACCCTCCTGAGAGCATGTATAGTCCTGATGACTGGCAGTC GGAGACTACCTCGATAAGGTCCTCCATCTATCGTGGTTTGATGGACAATGGGAGGCG ATATCAGTCGCTTTCGACCAAAGAATATTG TGTTCCATCCGATGAGCAACAATTCGAAACCTATGAAGCAGG ACATCTTGTAGATCTCATCATGGACTCGGATCGAGACAATCCATTGTTTCGGTCACCCGTTGGGATAAACCAAGAACGCCCGCTAGAGGTTCTCGACATTGGAACCGGAAAGGGCACTTGGGCCAT TGATGTCGCTGATATGTTCCCAAATGCTATCGTCCGAGGAGTTGatctttttccccctccaGTCACCTGGATGCCACCCAATTGCATTATGGAGGTCGATGATGTGCTACAAGAGTGGACATGGCGCAAAAAATTCGATCTAATTCATATGCGCAATATGATCGGATCATTTAACTCTTCTGAGTGGGACATTGTTTACCAGCACTGCTTTGA GAAAATGGCCCCTGGTGGATGGATTGAACAGATCGAGGCTGGCCCTTTTATCACAAGTGACGATGAGAGTCTCCCAGCCGATAGTGCCTTGTCCTCATGGGGCCCGCTTATACAAAAGTGCGGTGAACGCGCGGGTCGCTCTTGCGATATCGTCTTCACCATGTCGGAGAGCATCAAGAACGCAGGGTTCGTGGACGTGCACGAAAAAATTTACAAATGGCCAATTGGGCCATGGGCCAGAGACCACAAATTCAAGGAGGCAGGTATGGTCAATTGCCAACATTGGATGTTTGGTATGGAGGGGTGGTGCATGTGGCTGCTGACAAAATTTGGTGATCCCGAGCCGTGGACTAAGGAGCAAGTTCATGTGTACTGTGCTAAACTACGCAGTGAACTAAAGAACCCAAACTATCATGCGTATCATAAAGC AAGAAGGGTGTGGGCTCGTAAGCCGATGCCTGGTGAAGTCCCACCTACAGCAGCCGCTTTGAACCAAATTTGA
- a CDS encoding reverse transcriptase, with translation MQGTQQDVPQGPSSNITLSRAELHEILDDALTRARTREVDNVRAIVDKVITARRDDIRGPPGRDGQDAPHSTAHWKTDDVGYFTPDPTSDVHVRTLRGTTYYANVYAFINQLKALTPLKSEEVVRANLPSCLREAAARWYSAELSDEERQDLSVRSLQLGWFATLERRFKPRATEAIVKVMAPSSVYSWRDVRAGRSVTEWAQNMLRDAQAAEITGTTTVLRLVWTRLEPALQRDIREPSPATTISQFMADLDLRYGQWYEMSQRARPMQRQTQPQSVRYQGQQRQPQYNPRNAGYAYGRGEQAYQLPFRPRDTQTDNRQLMWNSIPNVQRQSQQRFPRNAYQPPPNVPQTQAQRTSYVPPQQQQPQGAYQPRQQQPQGQTNQAGQLVLSDKPWNQASYFNTGYVARQPRARPATAYQAEPQEVAPPDESLPAFYDGQHFYDPHNDAYYVDEEYNSYAEYPEEDPQAYWQAPPFQDNEDNEDDHDQPCYSVTEDLTPTATCLHCSAAFLSNNKLHAHLKDCASRHTAAADDDTTVAYYVSQPEGTETDALPPDLPIIRSDRARATQPGMAYKSWRYASTVVGLID, from the coding sequence ATGCAGGGCACACAGCAGGACGTCCCGCAGGGACCTTCGTCCAATATCACCCTGTCGAGGGCTGAACTGCATGAAATCCTTGATGACGCGCTTACTCGAGCTCGTACACGCGAGGTCGACAACGTTCGAGCAATAGTTGACAAAGTCATCACGGCGCGTCGTGACGATATCCGCGGGCCACCGGGTCGAGACGGACAGGATGCACCACATAGCACCGCGCACTGGAAGACGGACGACGTAGGTTACTTCACACCTGACCCTACGTCAGACGTACATGTACGCACTCTTCGGGGAACCACGTACTACGCGAATGTTTATGCCTTCATCAACCAGCTAAAGGCATTGACCCCGTTGAAATCTGAGGAAGTGGTCCGAGCGAACCTACCATCGTGCCTGCGGGAGGCAGCAGCTCGATGGTACAGCGCGGAGCTGTCAGACGAAGAGAGGCAGGATTTAAGTGTCCGCTCTCTGCAGTTGGGCTGGTTCGCCACCCTTGAAAGACGGTTCAAGCCGCGCGCCACAGAGGCGATCGTCAAAGTGATGGCACCGTCATCAGTCTACTCCTGGCGGGACGTACGCGCAGGGCGCAGTGTTACAGAATGGGCCCAAAACATGTTACGAGACGCCCAAGCAGCCGAGATAACAGGTACTACAACAGTGCTCCGCCTAGTGTGGACACGTCTTGAACCAGCACTTCAGCGTGACATACGGGAACCCAGCCCAGCTACCACGATCTCGCAGTTCATGGCAGACTTAGATTTGCGTTATGGACAATGGTATGAGATGTCGCAACGCGCCCGACCGATGCAGCGTCAGACGCAGCCCCAATCAGTTCGTTACCAAGGTCAGCAACGCCAGCCCCAGTATAATCCTCGTAACGCAGGTTACGCCTACGGTCGTGGAGAACAAGCATACCAGCTACCCTTCCGGCCACGGGACACACAAACTGACAATCGCCAGCTTATGTGGAATTCGATTCCTAACGTACAACGTCAATCACAGCAGCGGTTCCCTAGGAATGCTTACCAGCCACCGCCAAATGTTCCTCAAACCCAGGCTCAGCGTACGTCTTACGTAccgcctcagcagcaacagccaCAAGGAGCCTACCAGCCGCGTCAGCAGCAGCCGCAGGGCCAGACCAACCAAGCCGGCCAGCTCGTGCTCTCTGACAAGCCGTGGAATCAAGCCAGTTACTTCAACACAGGCTACGTAGCGCGGCAGCCACGCGCTCGGCCAGCCACAGCATACCAAGCGGAGCCACAGGAAGTTGCTCCTCCCGACGAGAGCTTGCCAGCGTTTTACGACGGCCAGCACTTCTATGACCCCCACAATGACGCGTATTACGTAGATGAGGAATACAACAGCTATGCGGAGTACCCTGAGGAGGATCCTCAAGCGTACTGGCAGGCCCCTCCTTTTCAGGACAACGAGGACAACGAGGACGACCATGACCAACCATGTTACTCCGTGACAGAGGATCTCACACCTACCGCCACCTGCCTACACTGCTCTGCCGCCTTTTTATCCAATAACAAGCTCCATGCGCACCTAAAGGACTGCGCTTCGAGACACACAGCAGCCGCAGATGATGACACCACTGTTGCGTATTACGTATCCCAGCCGGAGGGTACTGAGACGGATGCCCTACCCCCGGACTTGCCAATAATCAGATCAGACCGGGCACGAGCTACTCAGCCGGGTATGGCTTACAAGTCCTGGCGATATGCGTCGACCGTCGTCGGATTGATAGACTAG
- a CDS encoding reverse transcriptase, whose product MDVIGHEGFRLDFDAKTVKIPSCMGLEIPISTHAKPHHAAQRAVYAAEHVLIPPRSIVRVPARVQATLPDDRDYVFEGRHRQAAFYSHLVEANFAWVQAVNDTADPISLRRRDRIGTLYEADMPMACAVEPIVAELGRSTTETDFDPNANPPNEGQRHAQDDGIQLNNGITLWAGLQPSQAQQLTELLMSYDVWGNRPTVVDVPEDLWMTIPLVPGWESKLPKSKIYSVGPRDRAVIDETFQPLHNQGKMSYTTEHTATGFPVFVVWRVVQHPGREPERKGRAVVDLRPLNKVVQRDIYPISTIDDIVLLTQGKQYISV is encoded by the coding sequence ATGGACGTCATAGGTCATGAAGGCTTCCGGTTGGACTTTGACGCGAAGACAGTCAAGATCCCGTCATGTATGGGTCTGGAGATTCCGATTTCCACACACGCTAAGCCCCACCACGCGGCCCAGCGGGCAGTCTACGCAGCTGAACACGTCCTCATTCCCCCGCGCTCTATTGTGCGTGTGCCAGCGCGTGTGCAGGCAACGCTGCCCGATGATCGGGATTACGTGTTTGAAGGTCGTCATCGCCAAGCTGCATTTTACTCTCATTTGGTCGAGGCAAACTTTGCCTGGGTCCAAGCTGTCAACGATACTGCCGACCCGATCTCCCTTCGCCGGCGGGATCGCATTGGCACCCTATATGAGGCAGATATGCCTATGGCTTGCGCAGTGGAACCAATAGTTGCGGAGCTCGGCCGTTCTACCACCGAAACGGATTTCGATCCTAACGCTAACCCGCCTAATGAAGGCCAACGTCATGCGCAAGACGACGGTATTCAGCTAAATAACGGAATCACGTTATGGGCCGGTTTACAGCCTTCCCAAGCTCAACAACTGACGGAACTTTTGATGTCATACGATGTCTGGGGCAATCGGCCTACTGTGGTTGACGTTCCCGAGGATCTATGGATGACCATCCCGCTGGTCCCAGGCTGGGAATCTAAACtcccaaaatccaaaatctacTCTGTCGGCCCGAGGGACCGTGCCGTGATCGATGAGACTTTCCAGCCTCTACACAACCAAGGAAAGATGAGCTATACGACTGAGCACACGGCTACAGGTTTCCCAGTCTTTGTCGTCTGGCGCGTGGTCCAGCACCCAGGGCGTGAGCCTGAGCGAAAAGGTCGCGCCGTCGTCGACCTCCGTCCATTAAACAAAGTCGTCCAGCGAGACATTTATCCTATCTCTACAATAGACGACATCGTCCTCCTAACTCAGGGTAAGCAATATATCTCTGTGTAA